Proteins from a genomic interval of Mycolicibacterium grossiae:
- a CDS encoding HAD-IIA family hydrolase, whose translation MRTPPQCWLTDMDGVLVREEQALPGAAEFLEALTARERPFLVLTNNSIFTPRDLAARLLRSGLAVPEESIWTSALATAAFLHDQLPSGSAYVIGEAGLTTALHHVGYTLTDIEPDFVVLGETRTYSFEAITKAIRLILGGARFIATNPDVTGPSAEGPLPATGSVAALITKATGREPYFVGKPNPMMFRSALNRIEAHSENTVMVGDRMDTDVVAGIEAGLETILVLTGSTSRSDIERYPFRPSRVLDSIADAVALV comes from the coding sequence ATGCGCACCCCACCGCAGTGCTGGCTGACCGACATGGATGGCGTTCTCGTGCGGGAGGAGCAGGCGCTGCCCGGCGCCGCCGAGTTCCTCGAAGCGCTCACCGCGCGCGAGCGGCCGTTCCTCGTGTTGACCAACAACTCGATCTTCACCCCGCGCGACCTCGCCGCCCGGCTGCTGCGGTCCGGTCTGGCGGTGCCCGAGGAGTCGATCTGGACCTCGGCGCTCGCGACCGCGGCGTTCCTGCACGACCAGCTGCCCAGCGGCTCCGCCTACGTCATCGGCGAAGCGGGACTGACCACGGCCCTACACCACGTCGGCTACACGCTGACCGACATCGAGCCCGACTTCGTGGTGCTCGGCGAGACCAGGACCTACTCGTTCGAGGCCATCACCAAGGCCATCCGGCTCATCCTCGGCGGCGCGCGCTTCATCGCGACCAACCCGGACGTCACCGGCCCGTCGGCAGAGGGTCCGCTACCGGCCACCGGGTCGGTCGCGGCGCTCATCACCAAGGCGACCGGCCGGGAGCCGTACTTCGTCGGCAAGCCCAATCCGATGATGTTCCGCAGCGCGCTCAACCGCATCGAGGCGCATTCGGAGAACACCGTCATGGTCGGCGATCGGATGGACACCGACGTCGTGGCCGGCATCGAGGCCGGCCTGGAGACGATCCTCGTCCTCACCGGCTCCACCTCGCGCTCGGACATCGAGCGCTATCCGTTCCGCCCCAGCCGGGTGCTCGACTCCATCGCGGACGCCGTCGCGCTGGTCTGA